The genomic stretch GAAAGTGCTCTCCGTGGGCTAGCGCTTCccaaaaggcagagaaatacACGATGAAGAACTGCTTGGATAGGAATCAACTTACAGATTAAACCACTTAAATTTTGGCCTCTACTTGGGTGCTGTGGAGATCTAGGCATCACAGTCCATGGAGCCTGGAGAGCAAGTCAACAAGCCAACAAACGTTGGTGTCTACAAATGTTTGGTGTCCTGATCCACAAGATGAGTCCCTTTCTTTACATTGATATCACTGGGTTAGCTGTTGCAGACAAAACTATAGCAGCGAAGCAAATAATCAGAAGCCCATCTGCAGTTTTACTGGTGTGAAATCAGGGAATCTTCCAGACCTTACTTGTTGGAAGACACAAAAGACCAGGGCAAAGCAGCTGGCCAAAGGAGGCATCATGTGGGACAATGCAGCCTGCATGTTCTGGGATAGGACTTGCAGGGATTTTACAGCAAGCCTCTAATAGGCTCTGCTGAACATCTGCAAATAGCACATTTCAGAGCCTAATTAATCCCAGTTTCATTGACTTTCCCTCAGGATTAGCAGAATACGGTCTTCTTGATTCTAGAGCTATGTTTTGCCTCTGGACTCTTAACAAATTTAAAGTTTCAAGCCAGTCCATGGAAGGATTAAAATTCTTCACATGatcaagctggaaaaaaaaatgttagcaCTGGCTATACAAACAGACTTTGAtaaaatgttctaaaaatagaaacagtagaaaaaatatgtaagactgaaaagcagaactaTGAAGAGGAATTTGCCTTTCAGCCTTTTAAGAGAGATAAACTTATTAGCAACTGAAACCAGTGTGTTACAATGGAAAGCATGAGGTAAAGTTGGCTATCGGTATCATTCTTAGCTCACTTGCTTTatatcttaaataaaaaaagaaatcaaatatttgaaaagcgGTTTCAAGGTTTGCCCAAACGCAGATGTTagaagaatttaattaaaatagacTTAAACATAGTTTTGGTGGGCACAAATACCTGAATGGGAAGGCCTGTATTCACTGAAACTGGATTTAAATGTCACACATTGGAGCGACCTGACTGTGAAGCCAAATTATTACCAGCACAAAAAAATTGTGCTcattttactttaattaaaaactacaGGCTTGGGGCTCAGGTGAATGAAGAGGTGACTGAAGTGTCATCTGTTACCTGGAGGCCACCGACCCATAGCCATTGTCTGTGGGGTCCACTGAAGGCAAATGGGAGGTGTTTTAGCTATCAGGGCCCTCGGTGAAAACCTCACTCAAGCTCTGTTACAACAAGGCTCTTACCTCCCACTTGGTCTCTTCAATCTTTGGGAGAAACTCAGCCTGTTCCTTCTTGAAAGCGACAAatttcttctccagctcctctcgTTGCTGGAGGAGTTGTCCCATATCATcttggagtttttttttctcttgctggaGCTTGAAGATTTGGAGCTGCAAGGCCTGCTGAGCCCGTTGTGCCTTTTTGGAGACCTGTTGCAATTTGTTAGCATAGTTTTGCCTCAGGTCCTccatttccctctcccagatCTTCTGCTTCTCCTCGAACACTTGGAAGATGGCTGCCTCGCTTTTGTCCAGGTTCCTTCGCATCTGGAGGacctcctgctccttctcccaCAGCCGATCTTCCAGGTCTTGGATGATGTCGTCCGTTGAAGGCGAGTGGAAAGGCATTGTTTCATTGAGATGGTTCAGTCTGTTGAACGAAGAGGTGCTCTTGCTCGAAGACCGCCCACTGTCTGAGGTAGATATCCCATTGTATCCCACGATGTTCTTGTCCACGTAGGTTGTACCGATGCGGTTGATGTGGCTCGTGGAGGCGCTCATCGGACCCACGTGCTGGCTGTAGCCTGTCCCGTACGTGGGCAGGCTCGTTAACGAGTTACGGCCTGAATCCGAAAGGCCCCCCACTTGGTTTGTAGTCCTGTTAAGGCTGCTCTTGTCGAGTCCACTCTTGGGTGCGGACGGGCTATTGCTGTTGGCATGGTTTAAgctctttctgttctctgtcACCCCGTTGCTCTGCGGCGGGCAGAGGTTCTGCATGGAATGGAAGTTTTTAGGAACTACTGGTTTAAAGGCTGAGGGTCTAACTAAGGGCTCATTgctctgcaaaaggaaaaaggaccACACATCAAACATAGCAGGACGCTTGGTAACAACACACAAAAGAGATACATcggcacaggctggggctgatGGAGGTAAGACGTCTTGGGCTAGCTCTGTATTTCTCGGCCTTATTACACCTCGGGCTATTTGGGATTTAAGATGAGGGAGCTGTGGTCACTCCTAGGGCaacactttcttttcccttgccccaactgaaaaaaaatatcttgactTACCCCAAATCTGCGTGATTTTTCCCTAGAATATTCCTTGGGTCCTCTTAGTGCTCTTTGCAAGAAGaagggctgctgcctgcctacCAGACCTGGCCAAAACAACTCTTTGGTGTTGGCAGATTGTATTTTGAAGGCCATCTGGTCTTGAGGGTGCATTTCCCTTTTGCTGAAAGCTGAATTGAACCTTGGATTAGCAGATTAGCAGCTGTTTTGCCCCAGGAGCACCACAtttccctcctgccagcagTCATCTCTCCCGTGTGTGGACATCATGTCCTGCTTATGCTTGGACAGGAATAGGTAGGAGCTGTGACCCCAGCAGCAACACTGGGCAAGGAACATGCTGAAGCTGCTCTTCATTTGAACGTTTGTTTCCTGCAGCCATAAGCAATGCTGGGGGGAGAATGGACCGCAGCTGTAAAGGATttagaaaggattttaaaaccTTCCACATTCCTTGCCCTGTGAATGCacctacagaaacaaaatttgcCTCAAAATGGGATTGAGTCTGGGTTTCAGGTGAAAATCATCCCAGAAGAAGCCGCTTTGTATTagcaaagatattttgaaaatgccttCCAGGAGAAACAGAACAAGCCCTGGAGAGCAAGCAAGGTTGGAGGACAAAAACCTGGCACCTGGCCTATGGGGCTGAGATGGACTCAAGGGGACAATGCCAccaaatgctgcagaaataatACCGCACAGGGCGGCATCCCCAGGGCACAAACTATGGgagttgctggagcagagcagcaggccATATAAAACACCGCTGGCACTggggctctgctcctccaggCCTGGGAGGCGTTTGCTCCCTGAAGCCGATATGAGACATGAGGACTGGGCTCGGATCAGTGGTAACACTTAAAGAGGTAGTTTTCAAGCCTTGTGAATTTGTACCTTATAAGGGGCACTGGGATTTTGAACAGATGCTCATAGCTGCTTCCAAGCAACACTTTTTGGTGGCAGCGAGGAGATTGTCTATAAATGGCACAAAACATGAGTGTGACTCAGATGCTGGACCTACCCAAATGAGAGCCGGCTCCAGCTCCCTCCCCATCAGCTGGGGAGGCAGGCACTGCATCTTGGGTAGGCTGGAATAGCCAGTGACTTAGAGGCTTAAATGAGCCGGAAACTTAGCTGTGGAAGACTTGTGATCATGCTCTTGGGTTCCTCAAGAAACAACATTCCCCTATGCTCAATGCCCTGAAAGTACTAAGAATTATATTATCTGTACATAAAAATGATGTCATCTACATAGTAAGAATTAAACTATCTGTCAGAATTGCACTGTTGCCCAAGGCTCCCTAGTCTGTGTTTTTAGAAATGTGCCATGGTCATCACGCTGCTCCAGGAGGTGGGGATTCTCACCTGGTCTAGTTTGCCGGAGATTGGCAATATCTTTGGTGGGTTACTGGGCTCTCGGTATTGGGGAGGAGGCGGCATGTTCTTCTCATTGTTGGTGGTCACGTTCCCACAGATGTCCATCTTCACCTTCTCGCTCTTGCGCAGGTCGCCATTGATGTAGAGGGAATTGGAGACCTTCTCAGACCTGTACGTCTTCTCCTCGCCGGAGTAGCGGTTGGAGATCTCCCGTGTGGAGTACCCATTGCGAGACCCCTCCGTCTGCCGGCCGCTGCTCTGCGTCCGGGTCCCCACGCTCTTCATGGCGAACTCTTGGTCGTTGGCCACTCCACTGCCCACGCTCCCCATGGTGCTCTGGGAGGTGGCTTGGGATGGACAGGGAGCAAAACCGTGGAAGTTCTCCGGGCTGGGGTAGGCTGGGTCACTAAGAACGGGCAGCGTCTCTAGCGTGGCCATGGCAGTGCAGAGGTGAGGTGGAGGCACAGGTCACTGGCACTgtgagaaggaggaaaaggaaaggactgTTAAAGAGATGCCC from Phalacrocorax aristotelis chromosome 4, bGulAri2.1, whole genome shotgun sequence encodes the following:
- the LZTS3 gene encoding leucine zipper putative tumor suppressor 3 isoform X1 is translated as MATLETLPVLSDPAYPSPENFHGFAPCPSQATSQSTMGSVGSGVANDQEFAMKSVGTRTQSSGRQTEGSRNGYSTREISNRYSGEEKTYRSEKVSNSLYINGDLRKSEKVKMDICGNVTTNNEKNMPPPPQYREPSNPPKILPISGKLDQSNEPLVRPSAFKPVVPKNFHSMQNLCPPQSNGVTENRKSLNHANSNSPSAPKSGLDKSSLNRTTNQVGGLSDSGRNSLTSLPTYGTGYSQHVGPMSASTSHINRIGTTYVDKNIVGYNGISTSDSGRSSSKSTSSFNRLNHLNETMPFHSPSTDDIIQDLEDRLWEKEQEVLQMRRNLDKSEAAIFQVFEEKQKIWEREMEDLRQNYANKLQQVSKKAQRAQQALQLQIFKLQQEKKKLQDDMGQLLQQREELEKKFVAFKKEQAEFLPKIEETKWEVCQKAGEISLLKQQLKDSQADVSQKLNEIVGLRTQLKEGKNFLREKEEQILTLKDSYSSKSVNLEICESELQRKMSEVQVLREKLNHCELEVSGLKRTLASMGPPGPFGGDLGEKLRDPLACESDEAKMQRQSEDSVNTLRKEVERLQTELKLERQQREQQVMDFEEERRTWQEEKEKVIKYQKQLQLNYVEMYQKNQLLEHKVNEMNTKVTSPPHTEEKKPWTPSRLERIESTEI
- the LZTS3 gene encoding leucine zipper putative tumor suppressor 3 isoform X2, which translates into the protein MATLETLPVLSDPAYPSPENFHGFAPCPSQATSQSTMGSVGSGVANDQEFAMKSVGTRTQSSGRQTEGSRNGYSTREISNRYSGEEKTYRSEKVSNSLYINGDLRKSEKVKMDICGNVTTNNEKNMPPPPQYREPSNPPKILPISGKLDQNLCPPQSNGVTENRKSLNHANSNSPSAPKSGLDKSSLNRTTNQVGGLSDSGRNSLTSLPTYGTGYSQHVGPMSASTSHINRIGTTYVDKNIVGYNGISTSDSGRSSSKSTSSFNRLNHLNETMPFHSPSTDDIIQDLEDRLWEKEQEVLQMRRNLDKSEAAIFQVFEEKQKIWEREMEDLRQNYANKLQQVSKKAQRAQQALQLQIFKLQQEKKKLQDDMGQLLQQREELEKKFVAFKKEQAEFLPKIEETKWEVCQKAGEISLLKQQLKDSQADVSQKLNEIVGLRTQLKEGKNFLREKEEQILTLKDSYSSKSVNLEICESELQRKMSEVQVLREKLNHCELEVSGLKRTLASMGPPGPFGGDLGEKLRDPLACESDEAKMQRQSEDSVNTLRKEVERLQTELKLERQQREQQVMDFEEERRTWQEEKEKVIKYQKQLQLNYVEMYQKNQLLEHKVNEMNTKVTSPPHTEEKKPWTPSRLERIESTEI